In a genomic window of Wyeomyia smithii strain HCP4-BCI-WySm-NY-G18 chromosome 1, ASM2978416v1, whole genome shotgun sequence:
- the LOC129719152 gene encoding histone H2B-like — protein sequence MPPKASGKAAKKSGKAQKNITKGDKKKKKPRRKESYAIYIYKVLKQVHPDTGISSKAMSIMNSFVNDIFERIAAEASRLAHYNKRSTITSREVQTSVRLLLPGELAKHAVSEGTKAVTKYTSSK from the coding sequence ATGCCACCGAAGGCTAGTGGAAAGGCCGCCAAGAAGTCGGGCAAGGCTCAGAAGAACATCACGAAGGGCgacaagaaaaagaagaagccacgTCGCAAGGAGAGCTACGCCATCTACATCTACAAGGTCTTGAAGCAAGTCCACCCGGACACCGGAATCTCCTCCAAAGCCATGAGCATCATGAACAGCtttgtgaacgatattttcGAACGCATTGCTGCTGAAGCTTCTCGTCTGGCTCACTACAACAAACGTTCTACGATCACCTCTCGCGAGGTTCAGACCTCTGTCCGTCTGTTGCTGCCAGGAGAATTGGCCAAACACGCCGTCTCTGAAGGAACTAAGGCTGTCACCAAGTACACCAGCTCCAAGTAA
- the LOC129719151 gene encoding histone H2A → MSGRGKGGKVKGKAKSRSSRAGLQFPVGRIHRLLRKGNYAERVGAGAPVYLAAVMEYLAAEVLELAGNAARDNKKTRIIPRHLQLAIRNDEELNKLLSGVTIAQGGVLPNIQAVLLPKKTEKKA, encoded by the coding sequence ATGTCTGGACGTGGTAAAGGAGGCAAAGTCAAGGGAAAGGCAAAGTCCCGTTCATCTCGTGCTGGTCTCCAGTTCCCGGTAGGCCGTATTCACCGTCTACTGCGCAAGGGAAACTATGCCGAACGTGTCGGTGCTGGTGCTCCCGTATATCTGGCAGCCGTGATGGAATATTTGGCTGCTGAAGTGTTGGAATTGGCAGGAAATGCTGCCCGTGACAACAAGAAGACCCGAATCATTCCCCGTCATCTGCAATTGGCCATCCGCAACGACGAGGAGTTGAACAAACTTCTGTCCGGTGTCACCATTGCCCAGGGAGGTGTCCTGCCAAACATTCAAGCCGTTTTGCTGCCCAAGAAGACTGAAAAGAAAGCCTAA
- the LOC129719160 gene encoding histone H4, with protein MTGRGKGGKGLGKGGAKRHRKVLRDNIQGITKPAIRRLARRGGVKRISGLIYEETRGVLKVFLENVIRDAVTYTEHAKRKTVTAMDVVYALKRQGRTLYGFGG; from the coding sequence ATGACTGGTCGCGGCAAAGGAGGAAAAGGACTCGGAAAGGGAGGCGCTAAGCGTCATCGCAAGGTTCTTCGTGATAACATTCAGGGTATCACCAAACCCGCCATCCGTCGTCTGGCGCGCCGTGGAGGAGTGAAACGTATCTCCGGTTTGATCTACGAGGAAACCCGAGGTGTGCTGAAGGTTTTTCTAGAAAATGTTATCCGTGACGCTGTTACTTATACCGAACACGCCAAGCGAAAGACCGTCACCGCCATGGATGTCGTGTATGCACTGAAACGCCAAGGCCGCACTCTGTACGGTTTCGGAGGTTAA